A single window of Grus americana isolate bGruAme1 chromosome 10, bGruAme1.mat, whole genome shotgun sequence DNA harbors:
- the AQP9 gene encoding aquaporin-9 isoform X1, with protein MSRKSKRTLKEKFALKNRLVKEALSEFLGTFILIALGCGCVGQAVLSRGAHGGPMTVSVGFAMAVTIAVYVSGGVSGGHINPAVSLAMCVTGRLKWTKLPIYILAQLLGAFVGAAAVFGIYYDAFMEYSNGTLEVTGPNATAHIFATYPAPYLSLINGFADQVISTAVLLLAIFAIFDTRNNSVPKGLEPIAVGLLIIVLTCSLGMNSGCAMNPARDLGPRLFTAIAGWGMEVFTAGNNWWWVPIVAPMLGGILGAMIYIVFIEIHHSDTQPGEENDVYDKYELTNLE; from the exons ATGAGCCGGAAAAGCAAAAGGACTTTAAAGGAGAAATTTGCCTTGAAGAACAGATTGGTTAAAGAAGCCCTCTCAGAATTCCTGGGAACTTTTATACTGATA GCACTTGGATGTGGGTGCGTGGGACAGGCTGTCCTTAGCCGAGGAGCCCATGGTGGGCCCATGACAGTATCAGTTGGATTTGCAATGGCAGTCACCATAGCAGTGTATGTGTCTGGGGGCGTTTCTG gtggtCACATAAACCCAGCCGTTTCATTAGCCATGTGCGTGACTGGAAGATTAAAATGGACCAAATTACCAATTTACATATTAGCACAACTCCTGGGAGCATTTGTTGGAGCAGCGGCTGTCTTTGGGATTTATTACG ATGCCTTTATGGAGTACAGCAATGGAACGCTTGAAGTCACAGGACCTAATGCAACAGCACATATCTTTGCAACATATCCAGCTCCATATCTGTCCCTCATAAATGGATTTGCAGATCAG GTGATATCAACAGCTGTTCTTCTTCTGGCtatatttgctatttttgaCACCAGAAATAACAGCGTACCAAAGGGCCTGGAGCCAATTGCAGTAGGACTACTTATAATTGTTCTTACTTGCTCCTTGGGAATGAACAGTGGCTGTGCCATGAACCCGGCCAGGGATCTAGGCCCAAGGCTCTTCACAGCCATTGCGGGATGGGGGATGGAAGTATTCAC ggCTGGAAATAATTGGTGGTGGGTCCCTATAGTTGCACCTATGCTGGGAGGCATACTTGGAGCAATGATCTATATTGTTTTTATTGAAATTCATCACTCAGATACTCAgccaggagaagaaaatgacGTGTATGATAAATATGAACTGACCAATCTGGAGTAA
- the AQP9 gene encoding aquaporin-9 isoform X2 produces MYAFSCTVPVSWLLPDKHCTALNEFLLFMALGCGCVGQAVLSRGAHGGPMTVSVGFAMAVTIAVYVSGGVSGGHINPAVSLAMCVTGRLKWTKLPIYILAQLLGAFVGAAAVFGIYYDAFMEYSNGTLEVTGPNATAHIFATYPAPYLSLINGFADQVISTAVLLLAIFAIFDTRNNSVPKGLEPIAVGLLIIVLTCSLGMNSGCAMNPARDLGPRLFTAIAGWGMEVFTAGNNWWWVPIVAPMLGGILGAMIYIVFIEIHHSDTQPGEENDVYDKYELTNLE; encoded by the exons ATGTATGCTTTTTCTTGTACTGTACCAGTATCGTGGTTACTGCCTGACAAACATTGCACAGCCTTGAACGAATTCCTTCTCTTTATG GCACTTGGATGTGGGTGCGTGGGACAGGCTGTCCTTAGCCGAGGAGCCCATGGTGGGCCCATGACAGTATCAGTTGGATTTGCAATGGCAGTCACCATAGCAGTGTATGTGTCTGGGGGCGTTTCTG gtggtCACATAAACCCAGCCGTTTCATTAGCCATGTGCGTGACTGGAAGATTAAAATGGACCAAATTACCAATTTACATATTAGCACAACTCCTGGGAGCATTTGTTGGAGCAGCGGCTGTCTTTGGGATTTATTACG ATGCCTTTATGGAGTACAGCAATGGAACGCTTGAAGTCACAGGACCTAATGCAACAGCACATATCTTTGCAACATATCCAGCTCCATATCTGTCCCTCATAAATGGATTTGCAGATCAG GTGATATCAACAGCTGTTCTTCTTCTGGCtatatttgctatttttgaCACCAGAAATAACAGCGTACCAAAGGGCCTGGAGCCAATTGCAGTAGGACTACTTATAATTGTTCTTACTTGCTCCTTGGGAATGAACAGTGGCTGTGCCATGAACCCGGCCAGGGATCTAGGCCCAAGGCTCTTCACAGCCATTGCGGGATGGGGGATGGAAGTATTCAC ggCTGGAAATAATTGGTGGTGGGTCCCTATAGTTGCACCTATGCTGGGAGGCATACTTGGAGCAATGATCTATATTGTTTTTATTGAAATTCATCACTCAGATACTCAgccaggagaagaaaatgacGTGTATGATAAATATGAACTGACCAATCTGGAGTAA